A single Clavibacter nebraskensis NCPPB 2581 DNA region contains:
- the leuA gene encoding 2-isopropylmalate synthase gives MKSTQTPSGMPIHKYRPFHEQIAVDLPDRTWPARRITEAPRWCAVDLRDGNQALIDPMSPERKRIMFDLLVRMGYKEIEVGFPSASQTDFDFVRSLIEEDAIPDDVTIQVLTQAREHLIARTYESLRGAKQAIVHLYNSTSVLQREVVFRTDKQGIIDIALEGARLCKRYEETIPETDVYYEYSPESYTGTELEFAAEICNRVVEVFDPTPERKVILNLPATVEMATPNVYADSIEWMCRHLDRRDEVLVSLHPHNDRGTAVAAAELGYLAGADRIEGCLFGNGERTGNVDLVALGINLFTQGIDPQIDFSDLDGIKRTAEHCNQLAVPERSPWAGDLVYTAFSGSHQDAIKKGFEAMAVDAAAQGVTVDEIPWAVPYLPVDPQDLGRSYEAVIRVNSQSGKGGVAYLLKADHSLDLPRRLQIEFSGVVQAKTDAEGGEVTSAQIWSIFQDEYLPAPLDRVEEKWGRFELTSTRTSSDMGGSVSLEVELRDGDAVRESSASGNGPIAAFLKVLAGRGVDVRLLDYVEHALSASGDALAASYVELEVEGVRLWGVGIDGDSSTASLEAIVSGVNRAIRRTVREPELAAV, from the coding sequence ATGAAGAGCACGCAGACCCCCAGCGGGATGCCCATCCACAAGTACCGCCCGTTCCACGAGCAGATCGCCGTCGACCTGCCCGACCGCACGTGGCCCGCGCGCCGGATCACCGAGGCGCCGCGCTGGTGCGCGGTGGACCTCCGCGACGGCAACCAGGCGCTCATCGACCCGATGAGCCCTGAGCGCAAGCGGATCATGTTCGACCTGCTCGTGCGCATGGGCTACAAGGAGATCGAGGTCGGCTTCCCGTCGGCCAGCCAGACCGACTTCGACTTCGTGCGCAGCCTCATAGAGGAGGACGCGATCCCGGACGACGTCACGATCCAGGTCCTCACGCAGGCGCGGGAGCACCTCATCGCCCGCACCTACGAGTCGCTGCGCGGCGCGAAGCAGGCCATCGTGCACCTCTACAACTCCACCAGCGTGCTGCAGCGCGAGGTCGTGTTCCGCACCGACAAGCAGGGCATCATCGACATCGCGCTCGAGGGCGCGCGCCTCTGCAAGCGGTACGAGGAGACGATCCCCGAGACGGACGTCTACTACGAGTACTCGCCCGAGAGCTACACGGGCACCGAGCTCGAGTTCGCGGCGGAGATCTGCAACCGCGTCGTCGAGGTGTTCGACCCGACCCCCGAGCGCAAGGTGATCCTCAACCTGCCCGCGACCGTCGAGATGGCGACCCCGAACGTGTACGCCGACTCCATCGAGTGGATGTGCCGCCACCTCGACCGCCGCGACGAGGTCCTCGTCTCGCTGCACCCGCATAACGACCGCGGCACGGCCGTGGCCGCCGCTGAGCTCGGGTACCTGGCCGGCGCCGACCGCATCGAGGGCTGCCTCTTCGGCAACGGGGAGCGCACCGGCAACGTCGACCTCGTCGCGCTCGGCATCAACCTGTTCACGCAGGGCATCGACCCGCAGATCGACTTCAGCGACCTCGACGGGATCAAGCGCACGGCCGAGCACTGCAACCAGCTGGCCGTGCCCGAGCGGAGCCCGTGGGCGGGCGACCTCGTCTACACGGCGTTCAGCGGATCCCACCAGGACGCCATCAAGAAGGGCTTCGAGGCCATGGCGGTCGACGCGGCCGCGCAGGGCGTCACCGTGGACGAGATCCCGTGGGCCGTGCCGTACCTGCCGGTGGACCCGCAGGACCTCGGCCGCTCCTACGAGGCCGTGATCCGCGTCAACTCGCAGTCGGGCAAGGGCGGCGTCGCCTACCTGCTGAAGGCCGACCACTCGCTCGACCTGCCGCGCCGCCTCCAGATCGAGTTCTCGGGCGTCGTGCAGGCCAAGACCGACGCCGAGGGCGGCGAGGTCACGAGCGCGCAGATCTGGTCGATCTTCCAGGACGAGTACCTGCCCGCGCCGCTCGACCGCGTCGAGGAGAAGTGGGGCCGCTTCGAGCTCACGTCCACGCGGACGTCGAGCGACATGGGCGGATCCGTGTCGCTCGAGGTCGAGCTCCGTGACGGTGACGCGGTGCGCGAGTCCTCCGCGTCCGGCAACGGGCCGATCGCCGCGTTCCTCAAGGTGCTCGCCGGCCGCGGCGTCGACGTGCGCCTCCTCGACTACGTGGAGCACGCGCTCAGTGCGAGCGGCGACGCGCTGGCCGCCTCCTACGTGGAGCTGGAGGTCGAGGGCGTGCGCCTCTGGGGCGTCGGCATCGACGGGGACAGCTCGACCGCGTCGCTCGAGGCGATCGTCTCCGGGGTCAACCGGGCCATCCGCCGCACCGTGCGCGAGCCGGAGCTGGCCGCGGTCTGA
- a CDS encoding trimeric intracellular cation channel family protein, translating to MDRVPLTIPLWADLLAVSIGSLQGAMFAAGFRDRKLDLLGIAIIGTATGLGGGLLRDVFLDVTPAALSSNWLMLVAVAAALGGMLLERIFTRLDAVITALDALTIGLFCAIGTSKALAAGVPEVPAVFIGVVSAVGGSFVRDLLLNLPIAMMHVGSLYAVAAGVGAVIVVLLATFGVPMWIAAIVCVAVTATTRLLAVRFGWSLPEQRALSRLRFTALRRPRPRR from the coding sequence ATGGATCGCGTCCCCCTCACCATCCCGCTCTGGGCGGACCTCCTGGCGGTCAGCATCGGCAGCCTCCAGGGCGCCATGTTCGCGGCGGGCTTCCGCGACCGCAAGCTCGACCTGCTCGGCATCGCCATCATCGGCACGGCAACGGGTCTGGGTGGCGGCCTCCTCCGCGACGTGTTCCTCGACGTCACGCCCGCGGCGCTCTCCAGCAACTGGCTCATGCTCGTCGCGGTCGCGGCGGCCCTCGGCGGCATGCTCCTCGAGCGGATCTTCACGCGCCTCGACGCCGTCATCACCGCCCTCGACGCGCTCACCATCGGCCTGTTCTGCGCCATCGGCACGTCCAAGGCGCTGGCGGCCGGGGTCCCGGAGGTGCCGGCCGTCTTCATCGGCGTCGTGTCGGCCGTCGGCGGCTCGTTCGTCCGCGACCTCCTGCTCAACCTGCCCATCGCGATGATGCACGTGGGCTCGCTCTACGCGGTCGCCGCGGGCGTGGGCGCGGTGATCGTCGTCCTGCTCGCGACGTTCGGCGTGCCCATGTGGATCGCGGCCATCGTCTGCGTCGCCGTCACGGCCACCACGCGGCTGCTCGCGGTGCGCTTCGGCTGGAGCCTGCCGGAGCAGCGCGCGCTCAGCCGACTGCGGTTCACGGCGCTGCGCCGGCCGCGTCCGCGGCGCTGA
- a CDS encoding isoprenyl transferase, whose protein sequence is MSRRPEIPGRTDLPLDWTGEQPPAIPADLVPKHIAVVMDGNGRWANQRGLPRTAGHQAGEEAWFDTVAGAVQLGATHLSVYAFSTENWKRSPAEVRFLMGFNRDVIHRRRDQLNAWNVRIRWAGRRPRLWRSVIDDLRVAEEMTKDNTGMTLTMCINYGGRTEIGDAVRRIAEDVDAGRLTASRVDERTIQRYLYLPDVPDVDLFIRSSGEQRTSNFLLWQSAYAEMVFLDRLWPDFRRKDLWDAVESYVHRDRRFGGAVDAHAADADEGSAEDPDADADADGAPTAQ, encoded by the coding sequence ATGAGCCGACGCCCCGAGATCCCCGGCCGCACCGACCTCCCGCTCGACTGGACCGGCGAGCAGCCGCCGGCGATCCCCGCCGACCTCGTGCCGAAGCACATCGCGGTCGTGATGGACGGCAACGGCCGCTGGGCCAACCAGCGCGGCCTCCCGCGCACGGCCGGGCACCAGGCGGGGGAGGAGGCGTGGTTCGACACCGTCGCGGGCGCCGTGCAGCTGGGCGCGACGCACCTGTCGGTCTACGCGTTCTCCACGGAGAACTGGAAGCGCTCGCCCGCCGAGGTCCGCTTCCTCATGGGCTTCAACCGGGACGTGATCCACCGCCGCCGCGACCAGCTGAACGCCTGGAACGTCCGGATCCGCTGGGCCGGCCGCCGCCCGCGCCTGTGGCGCAGCGTCATCGACGACCTGCGGGTCGCCGAGGAGATGACGAAGGACAACACCGGGATGACGCTCACGATGTGCATCAACTACGGGGGGCGCACCGAGATCGGCGACGCCGTGCGCCGCATCGCCGAGGACGTGGACGCCGGGCGGCTCACGGCGTCGCGCGTCGACGAGCGCACCATCCAGCGCTACCTGTACCTGCCCGACGTGCCGGACGTCGACCTCTTCATCCGCAGCTCCGGCGAGCAGCGCACGAGCAACTTCCTGCTCTGGCAGTCGGCGTACGCGGAGATGGTGTTCCTCGACCGGCTGTGGCCCGACTTCCGCCGCAAGGACCTCTGGGACGCGGTCGAGAGCTACGTGCACCGCGACCGGCGGTTCGGCGGCGCGGTCGACGCGCACGCCGCTGACGCCGACGAAGGGTCGGCCGAGGATCCCGACGCCGACGCCGACGCCGACGGCGCCCCGACCGCTCAGTAG
- a CDS encoding Gfo/Idh/MocA family protein: protein MTAPDTAPRPSASASSSAGGDAPIRVGIVGYGLAGRVFHAPFLQASPEYRIALVATSDPDRAALVRERHPGADVVASADELFARSAELDMVVIASPASAHLRQGLQALDAHLAVVMDKPFVATVDEALMLIERAEALGIPFSVFQNRRLDGDFLTVRALIASGRLGAVHRFESTFERWGGPVRDRWQDRETPADAAGISYDLGSHLIDQALQLFGPVADFAAELATVRDGSASDDDAFYSLLHESGVQSHITVSRVAALAGPRFRVLGTAGAYAVHGLDPQEPLLKDGASPTDPGFGEAPESEWGTLVEAAGDPAGKRVPTERGRYADFYAAMADAVRGRGPVPVEPRDSLETVRIVELAHRRTAGDED from the coding sequence GTGACCGCACCCGACACCGCGCCCCGTCCGTCCGCCTCCGCCTCCTCCTCCGCGGGCGGCGACGCGCCCATCCGCGTCGGCATCGTCGGCTACGGCCTCGCCGGCCGCGTCTTCCACGCGCCGTTCCTCCAGGCGAGCCCCGAGTACCGGATCGCCCTCGTCGCCACCTCCGACCCGGACCGCGCCGCCTTGGTGCGCGAGCGCCACCCCGGCGCCGACGTCGTGGCGTCCGCCGACGAGCTGTTCGCGCGCTCCGCCGAGCTCGACATGGTCGTGATCGCGTCGCCCGCCTCCGCGCACCTCCGCCAGGGGCTGCAGGCGCTCGACGCGCACCTCGCCGTCGTGATGGACAAGCCGTTCGTCGCGACCGTGGACGAGGCGCTCATGCTCATCGAGCGCGCCGAGGCCCTCGGGATCCCGTTCTCCGTCTTCCAGAACCGGCGCCTCGACGGCGACTTCCTCACCGTCCGCGCGCTCATCGCGTCGGGCCGCCTGGGCGCGGTGCACCGCTTCGAGTCGACCTTCGAGCGCTGGGGCGGACCCGTGCGCGACCGCTGGCAGGACCGCGAGACGCCGGCCGACGCCGCGGGCATCTCCTACGACCTCGGCAGCCACCTCATCGACCAGGCGCTCCAGCTCTTCGGGCCCGTGGCCGACTTCGCGGCCGAGCTCGCCACCGTGCGCGACGGATCCGCGAGCGACGACGACGCCTTCTACTCGCTGCTGCACGAGTCGGGCGTGCAGTCGCACATCACCGTCAGCCGCGTGGCGGCGCTGGCGGGTCCGCGCTTCCGCGTGCTCGGCACCGCGGGGGCGTACGCCGTCCACGGGCTCGACCCGCAGGAGCCGCTGCTGAAGGACGGCGCGTCGCCGACCGACCCCGGCTTCGGCGAGGCGCCCGAGTCGGAGTGGGGCACGCTCGTCGAGGCGGCCGGTGACCCGGCGGGGAAGCGCGTCCCCACCGAGCGCGGCCGCTACGCGGACTTCTACGCCGCGATGGCCGACGCCGTCCGCGGACGCGGACCCGTGCCGGTCGAGCCCCGCGACTCCCTCGAGACCGTCCGCATCGTCGAGCTCGCGCACCGGCGCACCGCGGGCGACGAGGACTGA
- a CDS encoding glycine--tRNA ligase yields the protein MATPSRLDPVINLAKRRGFVFQAGEIYGGSRSAWDYGPLGVALKENIKRQWWQTMVNGRDDVVGLDSSVILPRRVWEASGHVEVFSDPLVESLHTHKRYRADHLLEAYEAKHGHPPVNGLADVNDPDTGQPGSWTEPQNFSGLLKTFLGPVDNQEGLHYLRPETAQGIFVNFANVLSAARQKPPFGIGQIGKSFRNEITPQNWIFRTREFEQMEMEFFVEPGTDAEWHQYWIDARYAWYTDLGIDPENLRLFEHPAEKLSHYSTRTVDIEYRFGFAGGAWGELEGIANRTDYDLRTHSEASGQDLSYFDQTKNERWIPYVIEPAAGLTRSMMAFLVDAYHEDEAPNAKGGVDKRTVLRLDRRLAPVKVAVLPLSRNERLSPVARELAAELRKVWNIEFDDAGAIGRRYRRQDEIGTPFCVTIDFDTLDDRAVTVRERDTMAQERIPLDDLMSYLAGQLIGA from the coding sequence GTGGCAACCCCCTCGCGTCTCGACCCGGTCATCAACCTCGCCAAGCGGCGCGGGTTCGTCTTCCAGGCGGGTGAGATCTACGGCGGCTCGCGCTCCGCGTGGGACTACGGGCCCCTCGGCGTGGCGCTCAAGGAGAACATCAAGCGCCAGTGGTGGCAGACCATGGTCAACGGCCGCGACGACGTCGTGGGCCTCGACTCCTCGGTGATCCTGCCCCGCCGCGTGTGGGAGGCGTCCGGCCACGTCGAGGTCTTCAGCGACCCGCTCGTCGAGTCGCTGCACACCCACAAGCGCTACCGCGCCGACCACCTCCTCGAGGCGTACGAGGCCAAGCACGGCCACCCGCCGGTCAACGGCCTCGCCGACGTGAACGACCCGGACACCGGCCAGCCGGGATCCTGGACCGAGCCGCAGAACTTCTCCGGCCTCCTCAAGACCTTCCTCGGCCCCGTCGACAACCAGGAGGGCCTGCACTACCTCCGCCCCGAGACCGCGCAGGGCATCTTCGTCAACTTCGCCAACGTCCTGAGCGCCGCGCGCCAGAAGCCCCCGTTCGGCATCGGCCAGATCGGCAAGAGCTTCCGCAACGAGATCACGCCGCAGAACTGGATCTTCCGCACGCGCGAGTTCGAGCAGATGGAGATGGAGTTCTTCGTCGAGCCCGGCACCGACGCCGAATGGCACCAGTACTGGATCGACGCGCGCTACGCCTGGTACACCGACCTCGGCATCGATCCCGAGAACCTCCGCCTCTTCGAGCACCCCGCCGAGAAGCTCTCGCACTACTCGACCCGCACGGTCGACATCGAGTACCGCTTCGGCTTCGCGGGCGGCGCGTGGGGCGAGCTGGAGGGCATCGCGAACCGCACCGACTACGACCTGCGCACGCACTCCGAGGCGTCCGGCCAGGACCTCTCGTACTTCGACCAGACGAAGAACGAGCGGTGGATCCCGTACGTCATCGAGCCCGCGGCCGGCCTCACCCGCTCGATGATGGCGTTCCTCGTCGACGCTTACCACGAGGACGAGGCGCCGAACGCGAAGGGCGGCGTCGACAAGCGCACGGTCCTCCGCCTCGACCGCCGTCTCGCGCCCGTCAAGGTCGCCGTGCTGCCGCTGTCGCGCAACGAGAGGCTGTCGCCGGTGGCGCGCGAGCTCGCCGCGGAGCTGCGCAAGGTGTGGAACATCGAGTTCGACGACGCGGGCGCCATCGGCCGCCGCTACCGCCGCCAGGACGAGATCGGCACGCCGTTCTGCGTGACGATCGACTTCGACACGCTCGACGACCGGGCCGTCACGGTGCGCGAGCGCGACACCATGGCGCAGGAGCGCATCCCGCTCGACGACCTGATGTCGTACCTCGCCGGGCAGCTCATCGGCGCCTGA
- a CDS encoding aminoacyl-tRNA deacylase, with product MADSSPSPVPSDSDDAAPRGRARVLAHAARLGIAVEVVDRPDAGSLEEAAASLGIAPSHLVKSLVVKRHDGALLIALVPGDRQISWAKLRALVGVNKLSMPSPEVALQATGYERGTITPLGARGDLPVYADERIAGRRIGMGGGEHGVSALVDADALVAALGAIVGDITDELTIRRQ from the coding sequence ATGGCCGACAGCTCCCCCTCCCCCGTCCCCTCCGACTCCGACGACGCCGCTCCCCGCGGCCGCGCCCGCGTGCTCGCGCACGCCGCCCGCCTCGGGATCGCCGTCGAGGTCGTCGACCGCCCGGACGCCGGATCCCTCGAGGAGGCGGCAGCGAGCCTCGGCATCGCGCCGTCCCACCTGGTGAAGTCGCTCGTGGTGAAGCGCCACGACGGCGCCCTCCTCATCGCGCTCGTGCCGGGCGACCGGCAGATCAGCTGGGCGAAGCTCCGCGCGCTCGTGGGCGTGAACAAGCTGTCGATGCCCTCGCCCGAGGTCGCGCTCCAGGCGACGGGGTACGAGCGCGGCACGATCACGCCGCTCGGCGCCCGCGGCGACCTGCCCGTCTACGCGGACGAGCGGATCGCGGGCCGGCGGATCGGCATGGGCGGCGGCGAGCACGGCGTCTCGGCCCTCGTGGACGCGGACGCGCTCGTGGCCGCGCTCGGCGCGATCGTCGGCGACATCACGGACGAACTGACGATCCGCCGCCAATGA
- a CDS encoding DsbA family oxidoreductase has product MTDSSAPALPAIRVDVWSDIACPWCYVGKRRFEAGARAFTERTPGAPEIEITYRSFELAPDTPVDFQGTEVDFLGGHKGIPADRVATMLDDMTRLAAAEGLAYDYGALQHTNTVLAHELLHLARVRGVQLEMVERLLKAYFTEGRHVGRVPDLVELAVEVGLDADEAREALESHRHLDDVRADQAQAMAYGIQGVPFFVIDARFGISGAQDPQVFASALGEALAARDGDTVRVVAGEEAAR; this is encoded by the coding sequence GTGACCGACTCCTCCGCCCCCGCCCTGCCCGCCATCCGCGTCGACGTCTGGTCGGACATCGCGTGCCCGTGGTGCTACGTCGGCAAGCGCCGCTTCGAGGCGGGCGCGCGCGCCTTCACCGAGCGGACGCCGGGCGCGCCGGAGATCGAGATCACCTACCGCTCCTTCGAGCTCGCGCCCGACACCCCGGTCGACTTCCAGGGCACCGAGGTCGACTTCCTCGGGGGCCACAAGGGCATCCCCGCCGACCGCGTCGCGACGATGCTCGACGACATGACCCGGCTCGCCGCCGCCGAGGGCCTCGCCTACGACTACGGCGCGCTGCAGCACACCAACACGGTGCTGGCGCACGAGCTGCTGCACCTGGCGCGCGTGCGCGGCGTGCAGCTCGAGATGGTGGAGCGGCTGCTGAAGGCGTACTTCACCGAGGGGCGTCACGTGGGCCGCGTGCCCGACCTCGTCGAGCTCGCGGTCGAGGTCGGCCTCGACGCCGACGAGGCGCGCGAGGCCCTGGAGTCGCACCGGCACCTCGACGACGTGCGCGCCGACCAGGCGCAGGCGATGGCGTACGGGATCCAGGGCGTGCCCTTCTTCGTGATCGACGCGCGCTTCGGCATCTCCGGCGCGCAGGACCCGCAGGTGTTCGCCTCCGCGCTCGGCGAGGCGCTGGCCGCGCGCGACGGCGACACCGTCCGCGTCGTCGCCGGCGAGGAGGCGGCCCGATGA
- the dusB gene encoding tRNA dihydrouridine synthase DusB translates to MSSPTLAPVPSAADAPGAPAPAAEPALRIGGIPLDVPVVLAPMAGITNTAFRRLCREFGAGLYVSEMITSRALVERTPESMRLITHHPSEKVRSIQLYGVDPKTVREAVTMLVAEDRADHIDLNFGCPVPKVTRKGGGAALPWKLGLFTDIVEGAVKAAGDIPLTVKMRKGIDADHLTYLEAGRAAEGAGVASIALHARTASDYYSGHADWSAIATLKQAVHSVPVLGNGDIWAAEDAIRMMDETGADGVVVGRGCLGRPWLFGDLAAAFHARAAGLDPAATPRAHPTQGQVADTFRRHVELLAEFFESEERGCRDARKHVAWYFKGYPVGGDLRAALASASSLEEIDDLLATLDRDQPYPGAGAEGARGRQGSMKRTALPDRWLESRDIDAQDAMDIADGEIHNSGG, encoded by the coding sequence ATGTCCTCTCCGACCCTCGCCCCCGTCCCGTCCGCGGCCGACGCGCCCGGCGCGCCCGCGCCCGCCGCCGAGCCCGCCCTCCGCATAGGCGGCATCCCGCTCGACGTCCCCGTGGTGCTCGCCCCCATGGCCGGCATCACCAACACCGCGTTCCGGCGCCTGTGCCGCGAGTTCGGCGCCGGCCTCTACGTCAGCGAGATGATCACGAGCCGCGCGCTCGTCGAGCGCACGCCCGAGTCCATGCGGCTCATCACGCACCACCCGTCGGAGAAGGTGCGCTCCATCCAGCTCTACGGGGTGGATCCGAAGACCGTGCGCGAGGCCGTCACCATGCTCGTCGCGGAGGACCGCGCCGACCACATCGACCTCAACTTCGGGTGCCCCGTGCCCAAGGTCACGCGCAAGGGCGGGGGAGCGGCGCTGCCGTGGAAGCTCGGGCTCTTCACCGACATCGTCGAGGGCGCGGTGAAGGCGGCGGGCGACATCCCCCTCACGGTCAAGATGCGCAAGGGCATCGACGCCGACCACCTCACCTACCTCGAGGCCGGTCGCGCCGCGGAGGGCGCGGGCGTCGCGTCCATCGCGCTGCACGCGCGCACCGCGAGCGACTACTACAGCGGCCACGCGGACTGGTCGGCCATCGCGACGCTCAAGCAGGCCGTCCACAGCGTGCCCGTGCTCGGCAACGGCGACATCTGGGCGGCGGAGGACGCCATCCGGATGATGGACGAGACCGGCGCCGACGGCGTGGTCGTCGGCCGCGGCTGCCTCGGCCGGCCCTGGCTCTTCGGCGACCTCGCGGCCGCGTTCCATGCGCGCGCCGCCGGGCTCGACCCCGCCGCCACGCCCCGCGCGCACCCGACGCAGGGGCAGGTCGCCGACACCTTCCGCCGCCACGTCGAGCTCCTCGCCGAGTTCTTCGAGAGCGAGGAGCGCGGCTGCCGCGACGCGCGCAAGCACGTCGCCTGGTACTTCAAGGGCTACCCCGTGGGCGGCGACCTGCGGGCCGCGCTCGCCTCGGCGTCCTCGCTGGAGGAGATCGACGATCTGCTCGCCACCCTCGACCGCGACCAGCCCTACCCGGGCGCGGGCGCGGAGGGCGCGCGCGGCCGCCAGGGCAGCATGAAGCGCACGGCGCTTCCGGACCGCTGGCTCGAGAGCCGCGACATCGACGCGCAGGATGCGATGGACATCGCGGACGGGGAGATCCACAACAGTGGCGGCTGA
- a CDS encoding deoxyguanosinetriphosphate triphosphohydrolase, translating to MAAEGTTTRSTYSEADAERWYPEQHSSRRSDFARDRARLLHSSALRRLAAKTQVLSPMAGLDFARNRLTHSLEVAQVGRELASSLDLDPDVVDTACLAHDIGHPPFGHNGERALNDWASDIGGFEGNAQTLRLLTRLEPKVIGPEGRPYGLNLTRASLDASCKYPWPSSQSVPDPSGRGKFGFYDDDVAAFAWLREGAPTGRRCIEAEVMDLSDDIAYSVHDFEDAIVGGYVDVRALGARVDHEELVDSMVAWIGGAHSHEELIQAFDRLDSLDVWVDEYDGGRGAQAALKDLTSQLIGRFAGAATQLTRATHTDRSLIRFGAHVVVPRAIQAEIAVLKGIVAAFVMSKNTRQPIYARQREVLAGLADALHARGADELDPGFAGDWREAWDDDARKRVIVDQVASLTDQSAISWYERLCARPVF from the coding sequence GTGGCGGCTGAGGGCACGACGACGAGGTCCACGTACAGCGAGGCCGACGCCGAGCGCTGGTACCCGGAGCAGCACTCCTCGAGGCGGAGCGACTTCGCGCGCGACCGCGCCCGGCTCCTGCACTCCAGCGCGCTCCGCCGCCTGGCCGCCAAGACGCAGGTGCTGAGCCCCATGGCCGGCCTCGACTTCGCGCGCAACCGCCTCACGCACTCCCTCGAGGTGGCGCAGGTGGGCCGTGAGCTCGCCTCCAGCCTCGACCTGGATCCCGATGTCGTCGACACCGCCTGCCTCGCCCACGACATCGGCCACCCGCCCTTCGGCCACAACGGCGAGCGGGCCCTCAACGACTGGGCGTCCGACATCGGCGGCTTCGAGGGCAACGCGCAGACGCTGCGCCTGCTCACGCGGCTCGAGCCCAAGGTCATCGGTCCGGAGGGGCGCCCGTACGGCCTCAACCTCACGCGCGCCAGCCTCGACGCGAGCTGCAAGTACCCGTGGCCGAGCTCGCAGTCGGTGCCCGACCCGTCGGGCCGCGGCAAGTTCGGCTTCTACGACGACGACGTGGCCGCCTTCGCGTGGCTGCGCGAGGGCGCGCCCACGGGACGCCGCTGCATCGAGGCCGAGGTCATGGACCTCAGCGACGACATCGCCTACTCCGTGCACGACTTCGAGGACGCCATCGTCGGCGGCTACGTCGACGTGCGCGCGCTCGGCGCCCGGGTCGACCACGAGGAGCTCGTCGACTCGATGGTCGCGTGGATCGGCGGCGCGCACTCGCACGAGGAGCTCATCCAGGCGTTCGACCGGCTCGACTCGCTCGACGTGTGGGTGGACGAGTACGACGGCGGCCGCGGGGCGCAGGCGGCGCTGAAGGACCTCACGAGCCAGCTCATCGGCCGGTTCGCCGGTGCCGCCACGCAGCTCACGCGGGCGACGCACACCGACCGCAGCCTCATCCGCTTCGGCGCGCACGTCGTCGTGCCGCGCGCGATCCAGGCGGAGATCGCGGTGCTCAAGGGCATCGTCGCGGCCTTCGTCATGTCGAAGAACACGCGCCAGCCCATCTACGCCCGCCAGCGCGAGGTCCTCGCCGGCCTCGCCGACGCGCTGCACGCCCGTGGCGCCGACGAGCTCGACCCCGGCTTCGCGGGCGACTGGCGCGAGGCCTGGGACGACGACGCGCGCAAGCGCGTCATCGTCGACCAGGTCGCCAGCCTCACCGACCAGTCGGCCATCTCCTGGTACGAGCGCCTCTGCGCCCGGCCCGTCTTCTGA